Proteins from a genomic interval of Xanthomonas sp. AM6:
- a CDS encoding SAM-dependent methyltransferase: MNPYSGPLLTRPLAAALLAARDGGHATWTGSLDLQRSEGQALLAADGWQWRGQPYPYPPKLKDRTIYYWDGEDFAPVSRFGGALIKLVPTEWGAPTFEIDGIKMLPSAQLSPFEDARRKVALIEPRGKRVLDTCGGLGYFAACALEAGVAQLHSFEKNADVLWLRTLNPWSPDPAASDGRLQLAHADVAEAIAAIASDSMDALLHDPPRFGIAGELYSQVFYDQLARVLRRGGRLFHYTGSPNKLTSGRDVPREVAKRLEKAGFRAELALDGVLATRR, from the coding sequence GTGAACCCGTATTCCGGCCCCCTGCTGACCCGCCCGCTCGCCGCCGCGCTGCTCGCCGCGCGCGATGGCGGCCACGCCACCTGGACCGGATCGCTGGACCTGCAACGCAGCGAAGGCCAGGCGCTGCTCGCCGCGGACGGCTGGCAGTGGCGCGGGCAGCCCTATCCGTATCCGCCGAAACTCAAGGACCGCACGATCTACTACTGGGACGGCGAGGACTTCGCGCCGGTGTCGCGGTTCGGCGGCGCGCTGATCAAGCTGGTGCCGACCGAATGGGGCGCGCCGACCTTCGAGATCGACGGCATCAAGATGCTGCCCAGCGCGCAGCTGTCGCCGTTCGAGGATGCGCGGCGCAAGGTCGCGCTGATCGAACCGCGCGGCAAGCGGGTGCTCGACACCTGCGGCGGGCTGGGCTATTTCGCCGCCTGCGCGCTGGAGGCCGGCGTGGCGCAGCTGCATTCCTTCGAGAAGAACGCCGACGTGCTGTGGCTGCGCACGCTCAATCCGTGGTCGCCGGACCCGGCGGCCAGCGATGGCCGCCTGCAGCTCGCGCATGCCGACGTGGCCGAGGCCATCGCCGCGATCGCCAGCGACTCGATGGATGCGCTGCTGCACGATCCGCCGCGCTTCGGCATCGCCGGCGAACTGTATTCGCAGGTGTTCTACGACCAGCTGGCACGGGTGCTGCGCCGCGGCGGACGGCTGTTCCACTACACCGGCAGCCCGAACAAGCTGACCAGCGGCCGCGACGTGCCGCGCGAGGTGGCCAAGCGCCTGGAAAAAGCCGGCTTCCGCGCAGAGCTGGCGCTGGACGGCGTGCTGGCGACGCGCCGCTAG
- a CDS encoding LysR family transcriptional regulator yields the protein MLNFGRLDLNLLLTLDALLAEHNVTRAAERLHLSQPSVSVHLAKLREALDDPLLLPGPRGMRPTARADALRAPLRQALEALQRAVAPAAPFDPAQAGNRWRVAATDYGESTILLPALATLRSTAPGTRLAVLEMSPPQIARQAEQGEIDLALHTRAGAPPTLRQRTLFAERYVLAGRAGHPRLKRRPTLAQFCKLEHVIVSPDGGGFSGVTDEALGERGLQRRVVLSVPHFLFVIDVLLRTDLVAMLPSRLLRAHPGLQVCEPPLAVAGYEMAMLWHERVHRDPAHRWLREHIAASV from the coding sequence ATGCTTAATTTCGGACGCCTGGACCTGAACCTGCTGCTGACCCTGGACGCGCTGCTCGCCGAGCACAACGTGACCCGCGCGGCCGAGCGCCTGCATCTGTCGCAGCCCTCGGTCAGCGTGCACCTGGCGAAATTGCGCGAGGCGCTGGACGATCCGCTGCTGCTGCCCGGCCCGCGCGGCATGCGCCCGACCGCGCGCGCCGACGCCTTGCGCGCGCCGCTGCGGCAGGCGCTGGAAGCGCTGCAGCGCGCGGTCGCGCCGGCCGCGCCGTTCGATCCCGCGCAGGCCGGCAACCGTTGGCGCGTGGCGGCGACCGACTACGGCGAATCGACCATCCTGCTGCCGGCGCTGGCGACATTGCGCAGCACGGCGCCAGGCACCCGCCTGGCGGTGCTGGAGATGTCGCCGCCGCAGATCGCGCGCCAGGCCGAGCAGGGCGAGATCGACCTGGCCCTGCACACCCGCGCCGGCGCGCCGCCGACCCTGCGCCAGCGCACCCTGTTCGCCGAACGCTACGTGCTGGCCGGCCGCGCCGGGCATCCGCGGCTGAAGCGGCGGCCGACACTGGCGCAGTTCTGCAAGCTCGAACACGTGATCGTGTCGCCGGACGGCGGTGGGTTCAGCGGCGTCACCGACGAAGCGCTGGGCGAGCGCGGCCTGCAGCGCCGGGTGGTGCTGTCGGTGCCGCATTTCCTGTTCGTCATCGACGTGCTGCTGCGCACCGACCTGGTGGCGATGCTGCCGTCGCGGCTGCTGCGCGCGCATCCCGGCCTACAGGTGTGCGAGCCGCCGCTGGCGGTGGCGGGCTACGAGATGGCCATGCTGTGGCACGAGCGCGTGCACCGCGACCCGGCGCATCGTTGGCTGCGCGAGCATATCGCTGCTTCGGTGTGA
- a CDS encoding NAD(P)H-dependent oxidoreductase produces the protein MNVLLVYAHPEPKSLNGALRDFAVQRLQAAGHHVQVSDLYAVQWKPTLDAHDSLDGAAGDRFEPSLDSRRAFASGRQREDIAAEQDKLRWADAVLLQFPLWWFSLPAILKGWVDRVYAYGFAYGVGEHSDARWGDRYGEGTLAGKRAMLIVTTGGWESHYAPRGINGPIDDVLFPIQHGILHYPGFDVLPPFVVYRTSRMDADRFAQTRDALGERLDALWNTAPIAFRKQNGGDYAIPALTLRPEVAPGLTGFAAHVRAPGEDATPQ, from the coding sequence ATGAACGTGTTGCTGGTCTACGCCCACCCCGAACCGAAATCGCTCAACGGCGCGCTCAGGGACTTCGCCGTGCAACGCCTGCAGGCCGCCGGCCACCACGTGCAGGTCTCGGACCTGTACGCCGTGCAGTGGAAGCCGACGCTGGACGCGCACGACAGCCTGGACGGCGCAGCCGGCGACCGCTTCGAACCGTCGCTCGATTCCAGGCGCGCGTTCGCCAGCGGCCGCCAGCGCGAGGACATCGCCGCCGAGCAGGACAAGCTGCGCTGGGCGGACGCGGTGCTGCTGCAGTTTCCGCTGTGGTGGTTCTCGCTGCCGGCGATCCTGAAAGGCTGGGTGGACCGCGTCTATGCATATGGCTTCGCCTACGGCGTCGGCGAACATTCCGATGCGCGCTGGGGCGACCGCTACGGCGAGGGCACGCTGGCCGGCAAGCGCGCGATGCTGATCGTCACCACCGGCGGCTGGGAATCGCATTACGCGCCGCGCGGCATCAACGGCCCGATCGACGACGTGCTGTTCCCGATCCAGCACGGCATCCTGCACTACCCCGGCTTCGACGTGCTGCCGCCGTTCGTGGTCTACCGCACCAGCCGCATGGACGCGGACCGGTTCGCGCAGACCCGCGACGCACTGGGCGAACGCCTGGACGCGCTGTGGAACACCGCGCCGATCGCGTTCCGCAAGCAGAACGGCGGCGACTACGCGATCCCGGCGCTGACGCTGCGGCCGGAGGTCGCCCCGGGCCTGACCGGATTCGCTGCGCACGTGCGGGCGCCCGGCGAGGACGCAACGCCGCAATAG
- a CDS encoding DUF1615 domain-containing protein, giving the protein MQHVTLASLARLLVLCAAALLGACATQAPRAPERTPAEVKADIARRIPAAIPDRSGWANDVYVALSSQELATSADNICAVLAVIEQESTYQANPPVPGLGKLSRAELGRRAAALHVPAFMLDAALALRSPNGRSYGERIAAARTEQELSGIFEDVAGSVPLGQRLFGDLNPVRTGGPMQVSIAFAEAHTEGYPYPLQTVRHEVFSRRGGVWFGTRHLLGYPSDYDALLYRFADFNAGWYASRNAAFQAALAKASGTTLALDGDLLIPGAGIDQPGATERAARSLGARIALRDEAIRRDLQRGNAADFGDTALYRKVFALAERSAGKPLPRAVLPGITLESPKITRTLTTAWFAQRVAERWRRCMGR; this is encoded by the coding sequence ATGCAGCACGTGACCCTCGCATCGCTCGCCCGCCTGTTGGTCCTGTGCGCCGCCGCGCTGCTGGGCGCATGCGCCACGCAGGCGCCGCGCGCGCCCGAACGCACGCCGGCCGAGGTCAAGGCCGACATCGCGCGGCGCATCCCGGCGGCGATTCCCGACCGCAGTGGCTGGGCCAACGACGTCTACGTCGCGCTGTCCTCGCAGGAACTGGCCACCAGCGCCGACAACATCTGCGCGGTGCTGGCGGTGATCGAGCAGGAGTCTACCTACCAGGCCAACCCGCCGGTGCCCGGGCTGGGCAAGCTGTCGCGCGCTGAACTCGGCCGCCGCGCGGCGGCGCTGCACGTGCCTGCGTTCATGCTCGATGCGGCGCTGGCGCTGCGCTCGCCGAACGGCCGCAGCTATGGCGAGCGCATCGCCGCGGCGCGCACCGAGCAGGAACTCAGCGGCATCTTCGAGGACGTCGCCGGCAGCGTGCCGCTGGGCCAGCGCCTGTTCGGCGATCTGAACCCGGTGCGCACCGGCGGCCCGATGCAGGTGAGCATCGCCTTTGCCGAAGCGCATACCGAGGGGTATCCGTATCCGCTGCAGACGGTGCGCCACGAAGTGTTCAGCCGTCGCGGCGGGGTCTGGTTCGGCACGCGGCACCTGCTCGGCTACCCGAGCGATTACGACGCCCTGCTGTACCGCTTCGCCGACTTCAACGCAGGCTGGTACGCCAGCCGCAACGCGGCATTCCAGGCCGCGCTGGCGAAGGCCAGCGGCACTACCCTGGCCCTGGACGGCGACCTGCTGATCCCCGGCGCCGGCATCGACCAGCCCGGCGCCACCGAGCGCGCCGCACGCAGCCTGGGCGCGCGCATAGCGCTGCGCGACGAGGCGATCCGCCGCGACCTGCAGCGCGGCAACGCCGCCGACTTCGGCGACACCGCGCTCTACCGCAAGGTCTTCGCGCTGGCCGAGCGCAGCGCCGGCAAGCCGCTGCCGCGCGCGGTCCTGCCCGGGATCACCCTGGAAAGCCCGAAGATCACCCGCACCCTCACCACCGCCTGGTTCGCGCAACGCGTCGCCGAACGCTGGCGCCGCTGCATGGGCAGGTGA
- a CDS encoding DUF3817 domain-containing protein — MRVPSHPIPPAGRLFAFAAFFEGLTWAGLLLGMLLKYGTQTTELGVWLFGRLHGVAFLVYLVASVIAAVRLRWPWWAWLLSLLAALPPLVTVPLEMWFRRIGLLGLPQQRAGR, encoded by the coding sequence TTGCGCGTGCCTTCCCATCCGATCCCGCCTGCCGGCCGCCTGTTCGCCTTCGCCGCCTTCTTCGAAGGCCTGACCTGGGCCGGGCTGCTGCTGGGCATGCTGCTCAAGTACGGCACCCAGACCACCGAGCTGGGCGTGTGGCTGTTCGGCCGCCTGCACGGGGTGGCGTTCCTGGTCTATCTGGTCGCCAGCGTGATCGCCGCGGTCCGCCTGCGCTGGCCGTGGTGGGCGTGGCTGTTGAGCCTGCTGGCGGCGCTGCCGCCGCTGGTCACGGTGCCGCTGGAAATGTGGTTCCGCCGCATCGGCCTGCTCGGCTTGCCGCAGCAGCGGGCGGGGCGCTAG
- a CDS encoding beta-galactosidase has translation MPSPSWFPQRAAALLFGTLFALAAALPDARAQATRYADAAPLLLGVAWYPEQWPEAQWERDLALMEAAHVRVVRIGEFAWSRMEPREGQYDFGWMDRAIAAAARHRMVVVLGTPTAAPPAWLTQAYPDTLRISQEGMRDEHGNRQQFSFASARYRRFAHAIAEQMAQRYGRNPHVVGWQLDNEYAQASFDPEAKAQFHAWLQRKYGSIEELNQRWATAYWSQTYNDFAQIPVHEDGQNPALLLDWKRFVSDTWTDYSRNQIAAIRPHADPRQFITTNTMGWFAGFDAYKVHEVLDIAAWDDYVAGERYDWVDNAARHDLTRGYKQRNYWVMETQPGFVNWRATNMALRKGQVRAMAWQAVAHGADAVAYWQWRAAPNGQEEYHGTLVGADGEPVPVYAEIQQVGAEFAKAGAALAGTTPHADVALINDFDSRWALGFQKHSADFDAVVQMKSFYRPLRQQAQVVDVVSAMAPLDGYKLVVAPSLNVLSDAQARRLKAYVERGGHLVLGPRSAMKNADNGLQPQRQPGPLGELLGGRVEQFYALDKPIPVAGTTGTGSARIWAEQLQARSPQTEVPLRYGQANGWLDGEPALLTRRVGKGRISYVGAWLDDATLDRLTSDWLREAQVRAPLADVPAEVEVGVRGDGRRRVVVLINHGADPQQVRLPAPMRSLLGAGAASDVVQLAPEGVAVLEDRR, from the coding sequence ATGCCATCACCTTCCTGGTTCCCGCAGCGCGCGGCGGCACTGTTGTTCGGCACGCTGTTCGCACTGGCGGCGGCGCTGCCCGACGCCCGTGCGCAGGCCACGCGCTACGCCGATGCCGCGCCGTTGCTGCTGGGCGTGGCCTGGTATCCGGAGCAGTGGCCGGAAGCGCAGTGGGAACGCGACCTGGCGTTGATGGAGGCGGCGCACGTGCGCGTGGTGCGGATCGGCGAGTTCGCGTGGAGCCGCATGGAGCCGCGCGAAGGCCAGTACGATTTCGGCTGGATGGACCGCGCCATCGCCGCGGCCGCGCGTCACCGCATGGTCGTGGTGCTCGGCACGCCGACCGCGGCGCCGCCGGCGTGGCTGACCCAGGCGTATCCGGACACGCTGCGCATCAGCCAGGAGGGCATGCGCGACGAGCACGGCAACCGCCAGCAGTTCTCCTTCGCCAGCGCGCGCTACCGCCGCTTCGCCCACGCCATCGCCGAACAGATGGCGCAGCGCTACGGCCGCAACCCGCACGTGGTCGGCTGGCAGTTGGACAACGAATACGCGCAGGCCTCGTTCGATCCGGAAGCCAAGGCGCAGTTCCATGCCTGGCTGCAGCGCAAGTACGGCAGCATCGAGGAATTGAACCAGCGTTGGGCGACCGCGTACTGGAGCCAGACCTACAACGATTTCGCGCAGATCCCGGTGCACGAGGACGGGCAGAATCCGGCCCTGCTGCTGGACTGGAAGCGCTTCGTCAGCGACACCTGGACCGATTACTCGCGCAACCAGATCGCCGCGATCCGGCCGCACGCCGATCCGCGCCAGTTCATCACCACCAACACGATGGGCTGGTTCGCCGGCTTCGACGCCTACAAGGTGCACGAGGTGCTCGACATCGCCGCGTGGGACGACTACGTCGCCGGCGAGCGCTACGACTGGGTGGACAACGCGGCGCGCCACGACCTCACCCGCGGCTACAAGCAGCGCAACTACTGGGTGATGGAGACCCAGCCGGGCTTCGTCAACTGGCGCGCGACCAACATGGCGCTGCGCAAGGGCCAGGTGCGGGCGATGGCGTGGCAGGCGGTCGCGCATGGCGCCGACGCGGTGGCGTACTGGCAGTGGCGCGCGGCGCCGAACGGGCAGGAGGAATACCACGGCACCCTGGTCGGGGCCGACGGCGAGCCGGTGCCGGTGTACGCGGAGATCCAGCAGGTCGGCGCGGAGTTCGCCAAGGCCGGCGCGGCGCTGGCCGGCACCACGCCGCATGCCGACGTCGCGCTGATCAACGATTTCGACAGCCGCTGGGCGCTCGGGTTCCAGAAGCACTCGGCCGACTTCGACGCGGTGGTGCAGATGAAGTCGTTCTACCGGCCGCTGCGGCAGCAGGCGCAGGTGGTCGACGTGGTTTCGGCGATGGCACCGCTGGACGGCTACAAGCTGGTGGTCGCGCCTTCGCTCAACGTGCTCAGCGACGCGCAGGCGCGGCGCCTGAAGGCCTACGTCGAACGCGGCGGGCACCTGGTGCTCGGCCCGCGCAGCGCGATGAAGAACGCCGACAACGGCCTGCAGCCGCAGCGCCAGCCCGGCCCGCTCGGCGAGCTGCTGGGCGGGCGCGTGGAGCAGTTCTATGCGCTGGACAAGCCGATCCCGGTCGCCGGAACCACCGGGACCGGCAGCGCCAGGATCTGGGCCGAACAACTGCAGGCGCGCTCGCCGCAAACCGAGGTGCCGCTGCGCTATGGCCAGGCCAACGGCTGGCTGGACGGCGAGCCGGCGCTGCTGACCCGGCGCGTCGGCAAGGGCCGCATCAGCTACGTCGGCGCCTGGCTCGACGATGCCACGCTCGATCGCCTCACCAGCGATTGGCTGCGCGAGGCGCAGGTGCGCGCGCCGCTGGCGGACGTGCCCGCGGAGGTGGAGGTGGGCGTGCGCGGCGATGGCCGCCGCCGCGTCGTGGTGCTGATCAACCATGGCGCCGATCCGCAGCAGGTGCGGCTGCCGGCGCCGATGCGTTCGCTGCTCGGCGCGGGCGCCGCCAGCGACGTGGTGCAGCTTGCGCCCGAAGGGGTGGCGGTGCTGGAGGACCGCCGCTAA
- a CDS encoding glycoside hydrolase family 30 beta sandwich domain-containing protein, with protein sequence MLGTLLAMAIAAFSTAPASAQNVTVNPNETYQTIQGFGGMSGAGWIADLTPAQVDLAFGSGDGQIGLSIMRMRIDPASSGWSLQVPAALRARSHGALLLASPWSPPAYMKSNNNLNNGGKLLPQYYGAYAKHLLDFSSYMSGQGAPLYAISLQNEPDWHPDYESAEWSASDFTSFLSTQGAGFGNLKVLAAESLNFNPTLTDALLNSSASQHVDIIGGHLYGVQPKDYPLARSKGKPLWMTEHYTDNTDGNAWPSALGVASELHKSMAANYSAYIWWYIRRSYGLITEGGAISKRGYAMAQYARFVRPGARRIGATAAPYSDVAVTAYKRADNKLVLVAVNTGNQYRELKVALPSGSAASFTKYSTSASVNVGYGGTYQVSNGQTAFYVDPQSVATFVGN encoded by the coding sequence ATGCTCGGCACCTTGCTGGCGATGGCCATCGCCGCCTTTTCCACTGCGCCTGCCTCGGCGCAGAACGTCACCGTCAATCCGAACGAAACGTACCAGACCATCCAGGGCTTCGGCGGCATGAGCGGCGCCGGCTGGATCGCCGATCTCACGCCGGCCCAGGTCGACCTGGCCTTCGGCAGCGGCGACGGCCAGATCGGGCTGTCGATCATGCGCATGCGCATCGACCCCGCCAGTTCCGGCTGGAGCCTGCAGGTTCCGGCCGCGCTGCGCGCACGTTCGCATGGCGCGCTGTTGCTGGCCTCGCCGTGGTCGCCGCCTGCGTACATGAAGTCGAACAACAACCTCAACAACGGCGGCAAGCTGCTGCCGCAGTATTACGGCGCCTACGCCAAGCACCTGCTGGACTTCTCCAGCTACATGTCCGGGCAGGGCGCGCCGCTGTACGCGATCTCCCTGCAGAACGAACCGGACTGGCATCCGGACTACGAATCGGCGGAATGGAGCGCCAGCGACTTCACCAGCTTCCTCAGCACCCAGGGCGCCGGCTTCGGCAACCTGAAAGTGCTCGCGGCCGAGTCGCTGAACTTCAATCCCACCCTCACCGACGCACTGCTCAACAGCAGCGCCAGCCAGCACGTGGACATCATCGGCGGGCATCTGTACGGGGTGCAGCCGAAGGACTATCCGCTGGCGCGCAGCAAGGGCAAGCCGCTGTGGATGACCGAGCACTACACCGACAACACCGACGGCAATGCCTGGCCGTCCGCGCTGGGCGTGGCCAGCGAGCTGCACAAGAGCATGGCCGCCAACTACAGCGCCTACATCTGGTGGTACATCCGGCGCAGCTACGGCCTGATCACCGAGGGCGGCGCGATCAGCAAGCGCGGCTACGCGATGGCGCAGTACGCGCGCTTCGTGCGCCCCGGCGCCAGGCGGATCGGCGCGACCGCCGCGCCGTACAGCGATGTCGCCGTCACCGCCTACAAGCGCGCCGACAACAAGCTCGTGCTTGTGGCGGTCAATACCGGCAACCAGTACCGCGAACTGAAGGTCGCCCTGCCCAGCGGCAGCGCCGCCAGCTTCACCAAGTACAGCACCTCGGCCAGCGTCAATGTCGGCTACGGCGGCACCTACCAGGTCAGCAACGGCCAGACCGCGTTCTACGTCGATCCGCAGAGCGTGGCGACGTTCGTCGGCAACTGA